In Saccharothrix violaceirubra, the following are encoded in one genomic region:
- a CDS encoding glycosyltransferase family 87 protein, protein MSVTREAAPPTPADTGPAPERFGFAAAAVVVILCGLTLFLGFLNKDRCTGPEFDPWGRSTPNYEERNKGDVCYSDIQHLWIGRDIDRHVFPYVDGGITEQGALVGGTVEYPVLTGVLIWLGAIFADTDAEFLLFSSILMIPFGIGAAYMLGKLSRWRALIWAIGPPIVLYAFHNWDLPVVASAVAAVYVMARGWGRTPRTFQQRAVVASVFLGIGFAFKLYPAVFVLPLALMALTGGEDGRELPADRKYDWVAASRVALAAIVTAILVNLPFALVGFEGWRASFTFQQLRNVDITTNSIWFWGLRPFMSDEALQSISDVASPLTMLLSFALACWLGWRRFQRTGTYPWVQVSGAMLCGFLLLHKVHSPQYTLWLVPMFVLIRVHWGWVAAYFTADLAMGIGIFRWYYAIQFGHPSGIYDGLSAQAVVIGVWGRAALLAALFFVFIKSEVTFDVAKYLPGKDRHRKEKAPSPV, encoded by the coding sequence ATGAGCGTGACACGCGAGGCGGCGCCCCCGACGCCCGCCGACACCGGACCGGCGCCCGAGCGCTTCGGCTTCGCGGCAGCCGCCGTGGTCGTGATCCTCTGCGGGCTCACGCTGTTCCTCGGCTTCCTGAACAAGGACCGCTGCACCGGCCCCGAGTTCGACCCGTGGGGCCGCAGCACGCCGAACTACGAGGAACGCAACAAGGGCGACGTCTGCTACTCGGACATCCAGCACCTGTGGATCGGCCGCGACATCGACCGGCACGTGTTCCCGTACGTCGACGGCGGCATCACCGAGCAGGGCGCGCTGGTCGGCGGCACGGTCGAGTACCCCGTGCTCACCGGTGTGCTGATCTGGTTGGGCGCGATCTTCGCCGACACCGACGCCGAGTTCCTGCTCTTCTCGTCGATCCTGATGATCCCGTTCGGCATCGGCGCCGCGTACATGCTCGGCAAGCTGAGCCGGTGGCGCGCGCTGATCTGGGCCATCGGACCGCCGATCGTGCTGTACGCGTTCCACAACTGGGACCTGCCCGTGGTGGCCAGCGCCGTCGCGGCCGTCTACGTGATGGCCCGCGGCTGGGGCCGGACGCCGCGCACGTTCCAGCAGCGCGCGGTCGTCGCCTCGGTGTTCCTGGGCATCGGGTTCGCGTTCAAGCTCTACCCGGCGGTGTTCGTGCTGCCGCTCGCGCTGATGGCGTTGACCGGCGGCGAGGACGGCCGCGAGCTGCCCGCCGACCGGAAGTACGACTGGGTGGCGGCCTCGCGGGTCGCGCTGGCCGCGATCGTCACCGCGATCCTGGTCAACCTGCCGTTCGCGCTGGTCGGCTTCGAGGGCTGGCGGGCGTCGTTCACGTTCCAGCAGTTGCGCAACGTCGACATCACCACGAACTCGATCTGGTTCTGGGGCCTGCGGCCGTTCATGTCCGACGAGGCGTTGCAGTCGATCTCGGACGTGGCGTCGCCGCTGACCATGCTGCTGTCGTTCGCGTTGGCGTGCTGGCTGGGTTGGCGCCGCTTCCAGCGCACGGGCACGTACCCGTGGGTGCAGGTGTCGGGCGCGATGCTGTGCGGGTTCCTGCTGCTGCACAAGGTGCACTCGCCGCAGTACACGCTGTGGCTCGTGCCCATGTTCGTGCTGATCAGGGTGCACTGGGGGTGGGTGGCCGCGTACTTCACCGCCGACCTCGCGATGGGCATCGGCATCTTCCGCTGGTACTACGCCATCCAGTTCGGACACCCGTCGGGCATCTACGACGGACTGTCCGCGCAGGCCGTGGTGATCGGCGTGTGGGGCCGTGCCGCCCTGCTGGCCGCGCTGTTCTTCGTGTTCATCAAGTCCGAGGTGACGTTCGACGTCGCCAAGTACCTGCCCGGAAAAGACCGGCACCGGAAGGAGAAAGCGCCCTCGCCGGTGTGA
- the rplI gene encoding 50S ribosomal protein L9: MKLILTADVSGLGGPGDIVEVKDGYGRNYLLPRGLAILATKGAAKQVEVIRRAQETRRIRDLDHAKEVKASLEGLGAVTLKAKAAAGSKKLFGSVTSSDVVSAVRAAGGPSLDKRAVELAGHIKTLGKHSVSVRLHPEVTVALAVEVSAAG, translated from the coding sequence GTGAAGCTCATCCTCACCGCTGACGTGAGCGGCCTCGGGGGCCCCGGCGACATCGTCGAGGTCAAGGACGGCTACGGCCGCAACTACCTGCTGCCCCGCGGCCTGGCGATCCTCGCCACCAAGGGTGCGGCGAAGCAGGTCGAGGTCATCCGGCGTGCGCAGGAGACCCGGCGCATCCGCGACCTGGACCACGCCAAGGAGGTCAAGGCGTCGCTGGAGGGCCTCGGTGCCGTCACGCTGAAGGCCAAGGCCGCCGCCGGCTCCAAGAAGCTGTTCGGCTCGGTCACCTCGTCCGACGTCGTGTCCGCCGTCCGCGCGGCCGGTGGCCCGTCGCTGGACAAGCGCGCCGTCGAGCTGGCCGGCCACATCAAGACCCTCGGCAAGCACTCGGTGTCGGTGCGGCTGCACCCGGAGGTCACCGTGGCGCTGGCCGTCGAGGTCTCGGCCGCGGGCTGA
- a CDS encoding deoxyribonuclease IV, whose product MRIGAHVRDDDPLAAAAERGAEVVQFFLTDPQGWKAPKAHPQADAILAGDVDVFVHAPYLVNVASLNNKIRIPSRKMVVQHADGAAKLGAKGLIVHGGHVTKGEDPADGIANWRKLFERQDGGFAVPILIENTAGGENAMARTFDMLGRLWDAVGEFDAGFCLDTCHAFASGEDLVGIVDRVKAITGRIDLVHLNSSRDEFGSARDRHANIASGTIEPQQLVDVVSAAGCPVVVETPDEGQAEDIAFLREHLGR is encoded by the coding sequence ATGCGCATCGGGGCCCACGTCCGGGACGACGACCCGCTGGCCGCAGCCGCCGAACGCGGAGCGGAAGTGGTCCAGTTCTTCCTCACGGACCCGCAAGGGTGGAAAGCGCCCAAGGCGCACCCGCAGGCCGACGCGATCCTGGCCGGCGACGTGGACGTGTTCGTCCACGCCCCCTACCTGGTCAACGTCGCCTCGCTGAACAACAAGATCCGCATCCCCTCGCGCAAGATGGTGGTCCAGCACGCGGACGGCGCGGCCAAGCTCGGCGCCAAGGGCCTGATCGTGCACGGCGGCCACGTCACCAAGGGCGAGGACCCCGCCGACGGCATCGCGAACTGGCGCAAACTCTTCGAACGGCAGGACGGCGGCTTCGCGGTCCCGATCCTGATCGAGAACACCGCGGGCGGCGAGAACGCCATGGCCCGCACGTTCGACATGCTCGGCAGGCTCTGGGACGCGGTCGGCGAGTTCGACGCCGGGTTCTGCCTCGACACGTGCCACGCGTTCGCGTCCGGCGAGGACCTGGTCGGCATCGTCGACCGGGTCAAGGCGATCACCGGCCGCATCGACCTGGTGCACCTGAACAGCTCGCGGGACGAGTTCGGCTCCGCCCGCGACCGGCACGCCAACATCGCGTCCGGGACCATCGAGCCGCAGCAGCTCGTCGACGTCGTCTCGGCCGCCGGGTGCCCGGTCGTGGTCGAGACACCCGACGAAGGACAAGCGGAGGACATCGCCTTCCTCCGCGAGCACCTGGGTCGATGA
- a CDS encoding helix-turn-helix transcriptional regulator, producing the protein MRTDRLVAVLLLLQRRGQVTAAEVARELEVAERTARRDLDALAMAGVPVYSVQGRGGGWRLVGGARTDLSGLTASEARALFLVAGPASAATPPVKAALRKLVHALPEPFRGEAEAAASSLVTDPNRWGSSRVGPRPPRFLDDLQDAVIRGVQVRLRYVDRAGAETERTVHPLGIVAKGPSWYLVAGTEAGRRTFRVDRVSAADPTGEPVHRPEDFDLAESWREIADEVDRRRMPLEIQAVCTPGGMGILRLALGGRLDVGGTTADGRIEVVIRGQDEYVVAGELSGLVEWVEVTGPPSVRDRLASIGTALVERYG; encoded by the coding sequence GTGCGAACCGATCGGTTGGTGGCCGTCCTGCTCCTGCTGCAACGACGTGGGCAGGTGACGGCGGCCGAGGTCGCCCGTGAGCTGGAGGTCGCCGAACGCACCGCCCGCCGCGACCTCGACGCCCTGGCCATGGCCGGGGTGCCGGTGTACTCCGTGCAGGGTCGGGGCGGCGGCTGGCGACTCGTAGGCGGCGCCCGCACCGACCTGTCCGGGTTGACCGCGAGCGAGGCCCGTGCATTGTTCCTGGTCGCCGGCCCTGCCTCGGCCGCCACGCCGCCGGTGAAAGCGGCGCTGCGCAAGCTCGTCCACGCCCTGCCGGAGCCCTTCCGGGGCGAGGCCGAGGCAGCGGCGTCGTCGCTGGTCACGGACCCGAACCGGTGGGGGTCGAGTCGGGTCGGACCCAGACCGCCCCGCTTCCTCGACGACCTCCAGGACGCGGTGATCCGCGGCGTCCAGGTGCGGCTGCGCTACGTCGACCGCGCGGGCGCCGAGACCGAGCGGACCGTCCACCCGCTCGGCATCGTCGCCAAAGGTCCGTCCTGGTACCTCGTCGCCGGGACCGAGGCCGGTCGCCGGACCTTCCGGGTCGACCGCGTGTCGGCCGCCGACCCGACCGGCGAACCCGTGCACCGACCCGAGGACTTCGACCTCGCCGAGAGCTGGCGCGAGATCGCCGACGAGGTCGACCGCAGGCGGATGCCCCTGGAGATCCAGGCGGTGTGCACGCCCGGCGGGATGGGCATCCTCCGGCTGGCGCTGGGCGGCCGGCTCGACGTGGGTGGCACGACGGCCGACGGCCGCATCGAGGTCGTGATCCGGGGTCAGGACGAGTACGTGGTCGCCGGCGAGCTGTCCGGGCTGGTCGAATGGGTCGAGGTGACCGGTCCGCCGAGCGTGCGGGACCGCCTGGCGTCGATCGGCACCGCGCTGGTCGAGCGCTACGGCTGA
- the rpsR gene encoding 30S ribosomal protein S18 produces MAKPPVRKPKKKVCAFCKDRNANSIDYKDTTLLRKFISDRGKIRARRVTGNCSQHQRDVAVAVKNAREVALLPYTSTAR; encoded by the coding sequence ATGGCCAAGCCGCCTGTGCGCAAGCCCAAGAAGAAGGTCTGCGCGTTCTGCAAGGACCGCAACGCGAACTCGATCGACTACAAGGACACGACGCTGCTCCGGAAGTTCATCTCGGACCGCGGCAAGATCCGCGCGCGTCGCGTCACCGGCAACTGCAGCCAGCACCAGCGCGACGTCGCCGTCGCGGTGAAGAACGCCCGCGAGGTCGCTCTGCTGCCCTACACCTCGACCGCTCGCTGA
- a CDS encoding HEAT repeat domain-containing protein — protein MHNHSDIATGDALVARLVALEPTRAKRTEAYEALYRHARAVVVDQAGAVWLATMAAHPDHWVRTIAVRTLGSGRDPAAQPILVRALSDPDVSVVEAALEGLTPQSSDTVFDLLVTLLDKTDRSRLWVVRHAARRIAESSDPRRLDILADTLGDVHYGTEHDIAEALIRAGDPRVVPALIGHLHHRRPGRFAAAKVLGELRVVEATGPLVEVLRESDGTQALPVVEALGKLKALEAAPAIVPLLGHASPHVRECALSALNRIGGPLVASAALEATDDVHPDVRAQAVRVLARHGDHRAVGRLAAACDGPHVHAALTGLARLPDDSIVPTAERVLQTTDERRVRKLAGRILARAGRPPSLFGRHPDPVVRRAVVWVLGHHADSNRLWSLTNALKDEDEIVRSRAAAALGRITHEKTLPPLTEALRDPRPRVRANAATALGRTAPEGLRSLLADALVDPHPAVRSAASAALRATNRPL, from the coding sequence GTGCACAACCATTCGGATATCGCCACCGGGGACGCCTTGGTCGCACGGTTGGTCGCCCTCGAACCGACCCGGGCAAAGCGCACCGAAGCGTACGAAGCGCTCTACCGCCACGCACGCGCGGTCGTGGTCGACCAGGCAGGTGCGGTCTGGTTGGCCACCATGGCGGCACACCCGGACCACTGGGTCCGCACCATCGCGGTCCGCACGCTCGGCTCCGGCCGCGATCCCGCCGCTCAGCCGATTCTCGTCCGAGCGCTGTCCGACCCCGACGTCAGCGTCGTCGAAGCCGCATTGGAGGGTCTGACCCCGCAGTCGTCGGACACGGTGTTCGACCTGCTGGTCACGCTGCTGGACAAGACGGATCGGAGTCGGCTCTGGGTCGTCCGCCACGCCGCCCGGCGCATCGCCGAGTCGAGCGACCCGAGACGGCTGGACATCCTCGCCGACACACTGGGGGACGTCCATTACGGCACAGAGCACGACATCGCCGAGGCGCTGATCCGGGCCGGCGACCCGCGGGTCGTGCCGGCCCTGATCGGGCACCTGCACCACCGTCGCCCGGGTCGCTTCGCCGCCGCGAAAGTGCTCGGCGAGCTGCGGGTCGTCGAGGCGACCGGACCGCTCGTCGAGGTCCTGCGCGAGTCCGACGGCACCCAGGCGCTACCCGTGGTGGAAGCATTGGGCAAGCTCAAGGCATTGGAGGCCGCGCCGGCGATCGTGCCACTCCTGGGCCACGCTTCGCCCCACGTTCGCGAGTGCGCCCTCTCGGCCCTGAACCGGATCGGCGGGCCGCTGGTGGCTTCGGCCGCCCTCGAAGCCACCGACGACGTCCACCCCGACGTCCGGGCACAGGCCGTCCGTGTGCTGGCCAGGCATGGCGACCACCGCGCGGTCGGCCGGTTGGCCGCCGCCTGCGACGGTCCGCACGTCCACGCCGCCCTCACCGGCCTGGCCCGCTTGCCCGACGACTCGATCGTTCCCACCGCGGAGCGGGTGCTGCAGACCACCGACGAGCGGCGGGTCCGCAAGCTCGCCGGCCGAATCCTCGCCCGCGCCGGGAGGCCGCCGTCTCTGTTCGGCCGCCATCCAGACCCTGTGGTCCGCCGCGCCGTCGTCTGGGTCCTCGGCCACCATGCCGACTCGAACAGACTGTGGTCGTTGACCAACGCACTCAAGGACGAGGACGAAATCGTCCGGTCCCGCGCCGCCGCGGCGCTGGGGCGGATCACCCACGAGAAGACGCTCCCGCCGCTGACCGAGGCCCTGCGCGACCCCAGGCCGCGCGTCCGGGCCAACGCCGCGACCGCTCTGGGCAGAACGGCCCCGGAGGGCCTGCGTTCCCTCCTCGCCGACGCCCTGGTCGACCCGCACCCGGCCGTCCGATCCGCCGCCTCGGCGGCACTGCGGGCCACCAACCGTCCTTTGTAG
- the rpsF gene encoding 30S ribosomal protein S6, translating into MRHYEVMVILDPSLDERTIAPSLDQFLNVIRTTGGNVEKVDVWGKRRLSFEIKKQAEGIYAVLDLTSTPDAVKELDRQLSLQETVLRTKVLRREPPKAPKAAATKA; encoded by the coding sequence ATGCGTCATTACGAAGTGATGGTCATCCTCGACCCGAGTCTCGACGAGCGCACGATCGCGCCGTCCCTCGACCAGTTCCTCAACGTCATCCGCACCACGGGCGGAAACGTGGAGAAGGTCGACGTCTGGGGCAAGCGCCGGTTGAGCTTCGAGATCAAGAAGCAGGCGGAGGGCATCTACGCCGTCCTCGACCTGACCTCGACTCCCGACGCGGTCAAGGAGCTGGACCGCCAGCTCAGCCTCCAGGAGACGGTGCTGCGGACCAAGGTCCTGCGCCGCGAGCCCCCGAAGGCGCCCAAGGCGGCGGCGACCAAGGCTTAG
- the dnaB gene encoding replicative DNA helicase has product MALVDDRGMAEPGFERQPPQDLAAEQSVLGGMLLSKDAIADVVEVLAPNDFYRPAHQAVYDCVLDLYGRGEPADPITVSAELERRGELLRVGGAPYLHTLIATVPTAANASYYAEIVAEKAVLRRLVEAGTRIVQLGYNGAEGADVDEVVDRAQAAIYEVTERRTTEDYVVLEELLQPTMDEIDAIASRGGSSLGIPTGFADLDELTNGLHPGQMIIVAARPGVGKSTLGLDFARSCSVKHGLTSAIFSLEMSRTEIVMRMLSAEAKIRLGDMRSGRMSDDDWTRLARRMSEISEAPLFVDDSPNLTMMEIRAKARRLKQRHDLRLVVVDYLQLMSSGKRTESRQQEVSEFSRNLKLIAKELEVPVIAISQLNRGPEQRTDKRPMLSDLRESGSLEQDADMVILINRPDAWERDDPRAGEADLILAKHRAGPTATITVAHQLHYSRFADLAQS; this is encoded by the coding sequence GTGGCGTTGGTGGACGACCGGGGCATGGCCGAGCCCGGGTTCGAACGGCAGCCGCCGCAGGACCTCGCCGCCGAGCAGTCCGTGCTGGGCGGCATGCTGCTGAGCAAGGACGCGATCGCGGACGTCGTCGAGGTGCTCGCGCCGAACGACTTCTACCGGCCCGCGCACCAGGCCGTGTACGACTGCGTGCTCGACCTGTATGGCCGGGGCGAGCCGGCCGACCCGATCACGGTCTCCGCCGAGCTGGAGCGGCGCGGCGAGCTGCTGCGGGTGGGCGGGGCGCCGTACCTGCACACGCTGATCGCGACCGTGCCGACGGCCGCGAACGCGTCGTACTACGCGGAGATCGTGGCCGAGAAGGCGGTGCTGCGGCGGCTCGTCGAAGCCGGGACGCGCATCGTGCAGCTCGGCTACAACGGTGCCGAGGGCGCCGACGTGGACGAGGTGGTCGACCGGGCACAGGCCGCGATCTACGAGGTCACCGAGCGGCGCACCACCGAGGACTACGTCGTGCTGGAGGAACTGCTCCAGCCGACCATGGACGAGATCGACGCCATCGCGTCGCGCGGCGGCTCGTCGCTGGGCATCCCGACCGGCTTCGCGGACCTCGACGAGCTGACCAACGGCCTGCACCCCGGCCAGATGATCATCGTCGCCGCCCGTCCCGGCGTCGGCAAGTCGACCCTGGGCCTGGACTTCGCCCGGTCGTGCTCGGTGAAGCACGGCCTGACCAGCGCGATCTTCTCGCTGGAAATGAGCCGCACCGAGATCGTCATGCGCATGCTCTCGGCCGAGGCCAAGATCCGGCTCGGCGACATGCGCAGCGGCCGGATGAGCGACGACGACTGGACCCGGCTGGCACGGCGGATGAGCGAGATCAGCGAGGCACCGCTGTTCGTGGACGACTCGCCGAACCTGACCATGATGGAGATCCGGGCCAAGGCCCGGCGGCTCAAGCAGCGGCACGACCTGCGCCTGGTCGTCGTCGACTACCTCCAGCTGATGTCGTCGGGCAAGCGCACCGAGTCCCGCCAGCAGGAGGTGTCGGAGTTCTCCCGGAACCTGAAGCTGATCGCCAAGGAACTGGAGGTTCCGGTGATCGCGATCAGCCAGCTGAACCGAGGTCCGGAACAACGCACCGACAAGCGCCCGATGCTGTCGGACCTGCGTGAGTCGGGTTCGCTGGAACAGGACGCCGACATGGTCATCCTGATCAACCGCCCGGACGCGTGGGAACGCGACGACCCCCGCGCGGGCGAGGCCGACCTGATCCTGGCCAAGCACCGTGCCGGTCCGACGGCCACGATCACCGTGGCGCACCAGCTCCACTACAGCCGCTTCGCCGACCTGGCCCAGTCCTGA
- a CDS encoding glycosyltransferase family 87 protein: MASPPQLKQANADDTDSLTPEERAYPTWTEPLAQSGSRPFGGPAGRHATVGRQWFWTPLRVVLLLSVLTLVLSWFQKSPCIQQYVDGNGQVQLDWRESRQFVAMCYSDTVPLYTAERLDQPDMFPYKTSWVDDQGKPTEHVRYMEYPVLTGVFQWVNARMAQGWTVIAESGFLPKPMTVITYFNITAFWLALAWLVTTWAALRIARRRPWDAALVAVSPLVVVHAFTNFDTLATAFATAAMLAWARKKPLVAGILLGLGGAAKLYPLFLLGPLLLLCWRSNRLKEGLATLIATLATWAAVNLPIFLRYPDGWREFFRLNTERGVDPDSLYNVVIQWTGWEGFDPGLPYGQAPEVLNTVSAALFLVCCAGVGFIAMTAPTRPRFAQLSFLVVAAFLLTNKVWSPQYSLWLVPLAVLAIPRWRLLLAWMAVDAFVWAPRMYFYLGVDNKGLPIDWFLGAVVARDIAVIVLCVLIVREIYDPAKDLVRQAGDDDPCGGFIDGAPDRFVLRLPRRKATVAA, encoded by the coding sequence GTGGCAAGCCCTCCGCAGCTCAAGCAGGCGAACGCCGACGACACGGATTCGCTGACGCCCGAAGAGCGGGCGTACCCGACGTGGACCGAACCACTGGCCCAGTCGGGGAGCAGACCGTTCGGCGGTCCGGCCGGCCGGCACGCGACCGTGGGCCGGCAGTGGTTCTGGACCCCGTTGCGCGTCGTCCTGCTGCTGTCGGTCCTGACGCTCGTGCTCTCCTGGTTCCAGAAGTCGCCGTGCATCCAGCAGTACGTGGACGGCAACGGCCAGGTCCAGCTCGACTGGCGGGAAAGCCGGCAGTTCGTCGCCATGTGCTACTCGGACACCGTGCCGCTGTACACGGCCGAGCGCCTCGACCAGCCGGACATGTTCCCGTACAAGACGTCCTGGGTCGACGACCAGGGCAAGCCGACGGAGCACGTCCGGTACATGGAGTACCCGGTGCTCACGGGCGTTTTCCAGTGGGTCAACGCGCGTATGGCGCAGGGCTGGACGGTGATCGCCGAGTCCGGCTTCCTGCCCAAGCCGATGACCGTGATCACCTACTTCAACATCACCGCGTTCTGGCTCGCGCTGGCGTGGCTGGTGACGACGTGGGCGGCGCTGCGGATCGCGCGGCGCAGGCCGTGGGACGCGGCGCTCGTGGCGGTGTCACCGCTGGTCGTGGTGCACGCGTTCACCAACTTCGACACGTTGGCCACGGCGTTCGCGACGGCCGCGATGCTCGCGTGGGCGCGCAAGAAGCCGCTGGTCGCGGGCATCCTGCTGGGCCTGGGCGGCGCGGCCAAGCTGTACCCGCTGTTCCTGCTCGGGCCGTTGCTGCTGCTGTGCTGGCGGTCGAACCGGCTCAAGGAGGGCCTGGCGACGCTGATCGCCACGCTCGCCACGTGGGCCGCGGTGAACCTGCCGATCTTCCTGCGCTACCCCGACGGCTGGCGCGAGTTCTTCCGGCTCAACACCGAACGCGGCGTCGACCCGGACTCGCTGTACAACGTCGTGATCCAGTGGACCGGCTGGGAGGGCTTCGACCCGGGCCTGCCCTACGGCCAGGCGCCCGAGGTCCTCAACACGGTCAGCGCCGCCCTGTTCCTGGTGTGCTGCGCGGGTGTCGGGTTCATCGCCATGACCGCACCGACCCGGCCCCGGTTCGCGCAGCTCTCGTTCCTGGTCGTGGCCGCGTTCCTGCTCACCAACAAGGTGTGGAGCCCGCAGTACTCGCTGTGGCTCGTGCCGCTGGCCGTGCTGGCGATTCCGCGCTGGCGACTGCTGCTGGCGTGGATGGCCGTCGACGCGTTCGTGTGGGCGCCCCGGATGTACTTCTACCTGGGCGTGGACAACAAGGGCCTGCCGATCGACTGGTTCCTCGGCGCGGTCGTGGCGCGCGACATCGCCGTGATCGTGCTGTGCGTGCTCATCGTCCGGGAGATCTACGACCCGGCCAAGGACCTCGTGCGGCAGGCCGGCGACGACGACCCGTGCGGCGGCTTCATCGACGGCGCACCGGACCGGTTCGTGCTGCGGCTGCCGCGCCGGAAGGCCACCGTGGCGGCCTGA
- a CDS encoding alpha/beta fold hydrolase — protein MTTTDFPKPTVVPVNGVELEVFEAGRPGKPIVLCHGWPEHAFSWRHQVPALVAAGYHVIVPNQRGYGNSSRPTEVTDYDIAHLTGDLVALLDHYGYADATFVGHDWGAFVVWGLALLHPDRVSQVINLSLPYQERGELPWIEFMEAVFGGDFYFVHFNRQPGVAEAVFDENPYRFLRNLYRKNEPPRAPQPGMALIDLARAEEPLGEPLMSEDELDVFVSSFKATGFTGSVDWYRNLDRNWHLLADADPVIRRPALMIYGDRDLVAKSDRLAEFVPEVEVVSLDCGHWIQQELPAETNRVILDWLARHEGA, from the coding sequence ATGACCACCACCGATTTCCCGAAACCCACCGTCGTGCCGGTCAACGGCGTGGAACTCGAAGTCTTCGAGGCGGGTCGGCCCGGAAAGCCGATCGTGCTCTGCCACGGCTGGCCGGAGCACGCCTTCTCCTGGCGCCACCAGGTGCCCGCCCTCGTCGCGGCCGGCTACCACGTGATCGTCCCCAACCAGCGGGGATACGGGAACTCGTCGCGTCCGACCGAGGTGACGGACTACGACATCGCGCACCTGACGGGCGATCTCGTCGCGCTTCTCGACCACTACGGCTACGCGGACGCCACGTTCGTCGGCCACGACTGGGGCGCGTTCGTCGTCTGGGGACTGGCCCTGCTGCACCCGGACCGGGTGAGCCAGGTGATCAACCTGAGCCTGCCCTACCAGGAACGTGGCGAACTGCCCTGGATCGAGTTCATGGAGGCGGTGTTCGGCGGCGACTTCTACTTCGTCCACTTCAACCGGCAGCCGGGCGTCGCGGAGGCCGTGTTCGACGAGAACCCGTACCGGTTCCTCCGCAACCTGTACCGGAAGAACGAGCCCCCCAGGGCGCCCCAGCCGGGAATGGCGTTGATCGACCTCGCCAGGGCCGAAGAACCTCTCGGCGAGCCCCTGATGAGCGAGGACGAACTGGACGTCTTCGTCTCCTCCTTCAAGGCGACCGGGTTCACCGGCAGCGTCGACTGGTACCGGAACCTGGACCGCAACTGGCACCTGCTGGCCGACGCGGACCCGGTCATCCGGCGACCCGCACTCATGATCTACGGCGATCGGGACCTGGTCGCGAAGTCCGACCGGCTGGCGGAGTTCGTGCCGGAGGTGGAGGTCGTCTCGCTGGACTGCGGCCATTGGATCCAGCAGGAGCTGCCGGCGGAGACCAACCGGGTGATCCTGGACTGGCTGGCACGCCACGAAGGCGCCTGA
- a CDS encoding single-stranded DNA-binding protein: protein MAGETTITVVGNLTADPELRFTQSGAAVASFTVASTPRTFDRQSGEWKDGEALFLRCNVWRQVAENVAESLTRGARVIVTGRLRQRSFETKEGEKRTVVELEVDEIGPSLRYATAKVNKVQRGDGSGGFGGGAPRGGGGGGAPADDPWGSAPPAGSGGGFADEPPF from the coding sequence ATGGCCGGCGAGACGACGATCACGGTGGTCGGGAACCTGACCGCCGATCCCGAACTGCGCTTCACCCAGTCCGGTGCCGCGGTGGCGAGCTTCACGGTCGCCTCCACGCCCCGGACCTTCGACCGCCAGAGCGGCGAGTGGAAGGACGGCGAAGCGCTGTTCCTGCGGTGCAACGTGTGGCGGCAGGTCGCGGAGAACGTGGCCGAGTCCCTGACCCGCGGTGCCCGCGTCATCGTGACCGGGCGCCTGCGCCAGCGTTCCTTCGAGACGAAGGAAGGCGAGAAGCGGACCGTCGTCGAACTCGAAGTCGACGAGATCGGCCCGTCTCTGCGCTACGCGACCGCGAAGGTCAACAAGGTCCAGCGGGGTGACGGCAGCGGCGGCTTCGGCGGCGGCGCTCCCCGCGGTGGCGGTGGCGGCGGTGCCCCGGCCGACGACCCGTGGGGCTCCGCGCCCCCGGCGGGTTCCGGCGGCGGGTTCGCCGACGAGCCCCCCTTCTAG